The genome window TTACTCAGTCTATCACTCCCTCTTGCCATGGTCCATGGACGAGCTTTCCACGTACATAGCCAAAGTTCAATAATCttcaatgtaatttttttttttaaataaaattattcttcCTCTGTGAGAGAGAATTCGTGCCACATTCTTTCCAGATCCTCATCCATCCTAAAGAGGGCAGTTGGATGGTGGTAAAGTAAATTAAAAGCTCAATTATTGGACCCAGAGGTTAAGTGTAGCAGCAGTAGTTAGACAATGCCAACAAGATCTTAATGTCTCCTTCACGCTAGATTTTTTTGTACTCAACTTAGGTTGCGATTGGGATAAACTTATATGGGtgaaggtttatttatttatttttttttatttttttttatttatttatttttttttaatatttagtttatttttgctattatttataagtcatattgtatttttttgtactattcatggatcttattatactatttcagctaacttttacctttatttataataatttcaacaaaaaatttttagtttcagtaaaataagttgttcccaaataAACCCTTTTGATTGGAGGAGtgaaaaaatgagaggatagaaGAGTGGGAGAATAGAAgagatttagttttctctcatttgtgtttggttgagatAATGGAAAAGTTGAGAGATagaaaacttatttgtttagttgagaaaaaaaaatgatggaaaatAAAGTCggtataaatttataattatgttccaattaaatattaaataaaacaaaaaagtaacacattttttattagaaaaattgtCTATGgacacctctttttttttttcttttttttgttaaatagcACAAGCCAAAAGAAGAtgagcacaaaaaaaaaaagtattgaaaaCTGAGAACCACAAGAAAAgccaagggggggggggggggggtggtgtggGGGGGAGGGTAATGgcaacacaaccaaaaatagaaggaaaaaaatggcaaaaactAAGAACACGcccagaagaagaaggaaaaaaaaaaaaagcaaaacaaaacaaatggcAAGAAGTAAGAACAagcccaaaaaatataaaataaaaaagaaagaagcaaattGTCAAGAACAGTGCGCATTTGCATATGCCCATGGGCATTTTGGTCAGCTCAAATTGAGACTTTCTCCCCTCTagttttctcttcattttaagaaaaaaactttttgttaggTTCAAGGAGAAAATACCTGGGTCCCACCACTTATTTTTTCTCCCCCCTCTGAACCAAACAACTACTTAAAATGCTatctctccacttttctctCATAAATTTGTCATCCCCCTAAAATcactccaaacaaacacactctTAATGTTGTTTAGAACTTACAAGTTTAGGCCACATATAGTAGGAACAAAACAATAACTATTAACATAGAtcaaaaagaagggaaaaattACCATATTTAAAGGGTTTCCACATATGATGCTTTAACAAGTTCAATCCAACTATGAATGACCAATTTGGCCATATGTGCattcaaattatgattttttttttttttttttttttgtgtgtgtgtgtgtgtgtgtgtgtgtgggggggggggggggggggtgtgggggcCCCAACTCAAAACCTGACCCAATCCCACAAGTTGGATAATGTTGGGGATTTCTCTGCCAAAAAAGATGGCTTTGATTGAAAAATACACCAAAGCCAATCCAAACCAATTCATGCACACTCGACCAAATCTCTTGTGGTATCCAATATGAAATGACACTTTAATATTATGGGGTCCTACATATTATAGCTTATTGACAcaacataatattaaaaaaataataatatttaccCCTATCAATTTTCACCTAGTCTATAGTCAACACCATAGCTATAACAGTAACCACAAAGAGCCACAAGAACTATACTTCAAAAGCATGGTATAAGATATTCGAAGGTGCTTGGCTCGCCGTGCACAGGATGTGATGTACATTACTTTAATGTCACATTAAGCTATTTGCCATAAGTAATGTGAGATCACCTCTATTTAAGAAGGTGATGTAATTAAAGTGATGTGTTATATTTTGTAATCTTAAATTACgataatattagaaaaaattaaatgaaccaaacaccTAATGTGACATTAAGGTAATGTGCATCACATCAAGGGCACATCATGGCAAACCAAACATCCCTTAAGTGAAAACAAGAGAGAATATACCAGTGATATTGAGTTTGGAAAGTTAGAGTAATGAAGATCACGAGAACCAGATAATTACAGATTTCCAAAAGCGTAGTGGCTAAGCATTTCCAGGGTTCAGACATCTAATCCCAGACGGAATAGTGAAACAAAATAAGCCTAGGGTCTAGGTGAAAACACAAATGTCTTGGCAAGCACTAGTAGTCTACTACCATTacaatgtagaaaaaaaaacatctaaACGATGTAGAAAACATCTAAACATATCCATTAACTTAAACAAAAGGTTTGCTTCTGAGCTCGATTACCTATCATCTCTGCACTCCACCTGAATTAGGGTTGCCTGTCTATGCGTATACCCCTATGCCGCCCAAGTATGTACAGTAACAAAAACCATATGAGATTAGCAGTATCTACAAAATGCTGTTAGCAACTTAGCAGACTCAACAGAAGAACATGGAACCCTGGACATTCTCATGCAACCTAGGGAGCTCTTGGACAGGCACACCCCCTACATTAGTGACACTTCCACTTCTTGGAGAGGAGGAGGCTTCTGGAATGTCTTCAAACTTAATGAACTGACCCATCTGTTGTGCAGCAAGGTGGGCATAACATATTGGTGCCACTGAAAAACGAAAATGACAGTGAGAtggagaaataaaagaaaagcagCCACTAAACCAATTGAAAAGcataaattgatgaaattacCAATTGAAATTGCAGTTGTACTCCTTTGGTACCTGAAATAAGTAAAGTGTGTTCAACTACTATTGATAGGTTATTGAAATTGACTCATATTAAAAGCAATTGGagcttgaaacttgaaagcttACACATATGATAGTGAATGGATCAGATTTTGCAATTGATCAGGTGAGAAACCAATCTCATCAACCAAGACATGATAGTGTGCTGGCCTAGAAGTTCCCtgttattgacaaaaaaatatgGAGAGAATGGATGGATGCTTGAATGAGAATATGTGACTCATGTAGGAAGGAGAAAAAACGGATCATGTAAACCTTTTAACAATTAGCATTAAAACTATACTTTCCACTATCATGCCTACGTGTCCCatcaaatatcaatttctttaaaagATCTCAACATGGACACCAAACATTTATcatagaccaaaaaaaaaaaaaaacgataaaAGGTTGAGGTAAgacactaaaattttttttatgatctgCTGCATTCTGTGTTTAATGATTCCCTCAAATAGAAAAAAGTTGCTGACACATACTAATTGCTCTTATCAAAGCAAAAAACAACTTACAATCATCCCTGCTTGAGCACACATGTAGAAATCATAATTCCTTGGGTGCACAATTTTTGTGTCCACAACAGTCCCTGGAGAGAAATCGAGAGAGACTGTCAAGGCAGCTAGAGGTAAGAATTTCataagtacataaaaaaatatagaaattaacAGACCAGGTGGAACATTATCAGGGGAACTAGCTTGAAATAGCTTTGTATGATGATTCTTCTGAGCCACGATCACTGTGAACTTGGGAATGTTTTCCTCCCCAAGATGCTGGTATGCCTGtaattaaagaagaaaactaTGCGAATGTTGAAGATCAAGAACGAAACTCATATACCATAATCAGTAGGAAACTAAGACAACCTAATATCCGTAATCCCTTCATGAGCGCATGCAGGAATTGAGGCACAAACCATTAAAGTTCTTCAGAACTtcaaaatgattaatttatgaTAAGCTTTTGGAGATTCAAACTCCAGACAATCAATTAGTCCTTCTAAGGTAATTGTTATCCATCATAAGCCCCCCCTAACAATTTATGTTATAACATGTAACAATCTGCGTGACAATATGATGCAAAAATATTGAACTAATCATCTTAATATAAGAATCCACAAAGAGCACATCTATTTGCACTAggaaatattaaatatgaaaattcatgtaaaagaaaagaatagctCATAGTTGTCAAAGAACCTTTATGATTTGATCCAGCTCAATGTTCAAAACCTGGTTAAATTGTGATTCACTCACTCCATCcctaaaagaataaaaaaataaaaaataaaaaaaaaagatgtctTCAGCAACAAGATATATCAAGAAAGGAAGAAGTAAATAGCAGCACCGAAAGCAATTTAAACTTGTCATAGATTGGGTACAAAGCTAAGCCACAGGAAATTTACATCTTCACTATTGAACTTATGCatcctaacattttttttttttttggataggtatgCATCCtaacattaaaaacaaacataaatcaCAGTTGCTCCTCTATTTCATTCTGAAACTAAAATGAATGAGGCATAAATAAAACTGTGTTCCCAAAATCTGCACCatcaacacccccccccccaaaaaaaaaaaaactgtagaaTAAATAGATGAGGCTCAACAAAACAAGTCAgatgtaggaaaaaaaaattccaggaAAATATTCTGATAGATTTAAACCTGACTTTAAACACTTCAAATGTTCAATATATCTGATATTTTAAATGTGATTCTGTAATATGACAATTAGTCGATAATAATTCAATATTAAACATTGGAAATGTTTCCAAGGGATAAACAAACCAAATCACTAGCAATCTGTAATACCTGAACACAATAATCTGAGTTGGTTTCCGCCCCTTGCTTGTTTGAAAGAAGTCCACAAGCAGTTCCCTGCAATGCAAGGAACATTTCTGTTTTAAGCAGTACAATGGAATTAACATATCCAAATATATGAAGATCAAATGTCTTTGTCAATCTTTTTCTGAATACACATGAGATTTACAAATAAGGACTTAAAAACttcaaaagagagaaatgatCATGTAGAAGATTCAAAGCAAATCAAATGCAATGCAATAAAGCAGGCATCTAATATTTGGTGGACAGCAAGTAATCTGAAagtaaaatagaaatataacATCATTTAGGCATGACCACAGTATGATGGCAACACTAATTTACCAAATGGGCATCAATGTTTATTTAtctaagaatatataaaataaaactattggTGTAGGAAATTAAGATGAGTAATAagcataaaaatatattttttttgatcttgatctcaatattaacaatttttttaataaaacactTTGAACATAAATTAagcaataactttttttttataagtaaaggaaattttattcaaatatttaataatgagtcacccaagtatacaaGAAGTATACAACAGGGgaccaaaataatcaaatacataaattaCAAGCATCCATCATCACTACCTGATGATACCATCTGGAGATAAATTAAGCAATAACTTGACATACCTGATGATACCATCATCACTACCGTCCTCTAAAGGCTTGTATAAAGCATCAATCATCTCCACTTTAGGTGACTGTGTTCTTACAGATGCTCTATACCTTGAAATCAGCGGCCAACTTCGAGAGCCAACAACCTTAAAGTTCCAACAAAGTGAAACAGAAAAAACATGATAAGCAGTAACCTAACAGACAAGTTAATatcttataagaaaaatatacgAAAAATTACCGCAGCAACAGATGGGACATCTGATCGCCCAGGAGACCCATGTGAGACATCCATCCCCAAAATCAATGTAGGAGTATCATTTATCAGAGGAACACGTGCGGAGTGCTCTATTGCCAACAAAGAATTTATTCCTCCAAgctatgattaaaaaaaaacacacacacacacacacaaggaatACATTTATTAGAATAATACGTGAGGAGTGCTCTATTgcatacaaaaaatttattccgCCAAGCTACGCAAATAAAAAACACAAGGAATCAATGATGTATAATATTACAGTTTCCATGTTTACCTTAGAATTGATCTTAAGAAGCAGATTAGTAAGGTACTGATCGTTAACCTTAGCAGGGGAAATACATTGTGTGACTATACCAAAGTCGCTCAGACTTCTCTTCTTCCAAGGCCCTTAATGTAAACAAAATAGATTGATTGTAAGATTAAAGGAAGGGGATCCTCAAAGGAAATGGGGGCAGAGATCAAAGTAATACCATAAATTTCAGAGTTTTTCCTCTCTGGCAATACACAAAGGATGAATTCAGGTGCGCCAGGAAGCTTTGCTTGTATCTGTTCAAACATCTTTTCAACTCTGACAACAGGGCTGGCCCTTCTAAATTGTGAATCTTCCTCAATTAGTGTATATGGTCGTTGAATAATCTGCGTTGATTAAAGAGATGATTAAATAAGAGTAAGGTTGATAAACATACGCAGTAAAAAACAATCATGTGGTGTAGCCTACAATGCCCTTATTCCTTCCGCAGTTGATAAGCTCCCGTGAAATATGACTAGTATCACAGCGTGCAGAGAAATTGACAACTACCCAGCGGTCAATTTGAGTAGGGTTCAAAAGCTTCTGCACAGCCAGGAGAAAAAGAGTATCATCAAGTACTAAATTagcaaatcaaatttaaaattatgcacagCGAAGGATAAAATAGGCTCTTTCTCTTAGACAAtgcaatttaataattttcaatttcaaatgcCATGGACATCAAAGCGATACCTTGTTATTGAAATTCCATCGCCCATTACGAGGGATGCAGTCATCGCTGTTACCAACCTTCAACTGTGAATCACAAAGACAAGTCCATCAGAGAGGATACTGATAGCTAAGTGAAGAAAAGACACTCCTTTGCATtgtctcctctctctctctctctgtctctctctctctctcacacacaccaaGAAATTTATACCTTTGGAGTATCAAGGATGCGACCCTCAACCTGAGTCAATTGTTTCTCTATAGAAATACCACACTCAGCAAGCACAGGATCATCGTCATATTTGTAGTTTGTCATAGCCTGCAAGATAAGTGAACACATGCATTGTATCAtccaaaacaatcaaaataGGCTTTCAGGTCTTAAAGCAAACTTACATCAGTCAGAGTTCTAATTCTCTCCTGAGGCTTCTGCCTTGATTTTTCAACTAATGATGCCCTCTGCGTCGAAGATAATGCTTTCGTATAGCGTTGAAGGGAAATTAGTGTACAGAGCTaaaacaaccaaataaaaaagaaaaaagatcttAGAGAGTTGAACTAACATAAAGATAACACCAATAGTGTGTATACGTATATCATGCAAAATACTTGCAGACCTCCAGTGGCAGATAGTTGGGCCTTTTTGGCTTGCCGACATCAACACATGGCAGGTATGCAGAATATTTAAGTTCTATACCACAGTGTCTAGCGAAATAATCATAGACAGTGATATCCACAGTCTGCCCTTCACTTGCACCGTCCCCATTTTTCACTCTCATAGAAAAGCTTGGAGAAAAG of Quercus lobata isolate SW786 chromosome 8, ValleyOak3.0 Primary Assembly, whole genome shotgun sequence contains these proteins:
- the LOC115957720 gene encoding protein argonaute 16, yielding MEKSGGSKEAGGPPPPLPPPPPAIPPNVKPERVTTTKYTITSRRGVGTTGRPIQLLSNHFKVHVDNPDAVFYQYSVSITGEEKRVVEGRGIGRKVIDRVYQTYASELAGKRFGYDGEKSLYTVGPLPQNKFEFQVVLDEVAKRDIGSPGGGGSPSGPSKRSKRTFQSKTFNVDISYSAKIPLKSVALALRGADVDVNAQDALRVLDIVLRQQAANRGCLLVRQSFFHDDTRNFTSVGGGVTGVRGFHSSFRPTQGGLSLNMDVSTTMILTPGPLIDFLLANQNVREARYIDWVKAKRMLKNVRIKTLHRNMEFKIIGLSEKPCNQQYFSMRVKNGDGASEGQTVDITVYDYFARHCGIELKYSAYLPCVDVGKPKRPNYLPLELCTLISLQRYTKALSSTQRASLVEKSRQKPQERIRTLTDAMTNYKYDDDPVLAECGISIEKQLTQVEGRILDTPKLKVGNSDDCIPRNGRWNFNNKKLLNPTQIDRWVVVNFSARCDTSHISRELINCGRNKGIIIQRPYTLIEEDSQFRRASPVVRVEKMFEQIQAKLPGAPEFILCVLPERKNSEIYGPWKKRSLSDFGIVTQCISPAKVNDQYLTNLLLKINSKLGGINSLLAIEHSARVPLINDTPTLILGMDVSHGSPGRSDVPSVAAVVGSRSWPLISRYRASVRTQSPKVEMIDALYKPLEDGSDDGIIRELLVDFFQTSKGRKPTQIIVFRDGVSESQFNQVLNIELDQIIKAYQHLGEENIPKFTVIVAQKNHHTKLFQASSPDNVPPGTVVDTKIVHPRNYDFYMCAQAGMIGTSRPAHYHVLVDEIGFSPDQLQNLIHSLSYVYQRSTTAISIVAPICYAHLAAQQMGQFIKFEDIPEASSSPRSGSVTNVGGVPVQELPRLHENVQGSMFFC